The Salvelinus alpinus chromosome 3, SLU_Salpinus.1, whole genome shotgun sequence genome segment aagtgtcctctggtctgatgaaacaaaaactgaagaactgtttggccataatgaccatcgttatgtttggaggaaaaagggggaggcttgtaagccgaagaacaccatcccaaccatgaagcagcatcatgttgtgggagcgctttgctgcaggagggactggtgcacttcacaaaatagatggcatcatgagggaggaaaattacgtggatatattgaagaaacatctcaagacatcagtcaggaagttaaagcttggtcgcaaatgggtcttctaaatggacaatgaccccaagcatacttccaaagttgtggcaaaatggcttaagggcaacaaagtcaaggtattggagtggccatcacaaagccctgacctcaatcccatagaaaatatgtgtgggcagaactgaaaaagcgtggcGAGCAAGAagggctacaaacctgactcagttacacctgttctgtcaggaggaatgggccaaaattcacctaacttattgtgggaagcttgtggatagctacccgaaacgtttgacccaagttaaacaatttaaagtcaatgctaccaaatactaattgcatgtatgtaaacttctgacccacttggaatgtgatgaaagaaataaaagctgaaataaatcattctctatactattattctgacatttcacattcttaaaataaagtggtgatcctaactgatgtaagacagggaatttttacttggattacatttcaggaattgtgaaaaacggagtttaaatgtatttggctcaggtgtatgtaaacttccgacttcaactttagatgttctttaccattcggccatcagatttgccatcaatgctccttataggacacatcactgcactctattctcctctgtaaacttgtcatctctgtatacccgtcgcaagacccactggttgatgcctatttataaaaccctcttaggcctcactcccccctatctgggatacctactgcagccctcatcctccacatacaactcCCATTCtgacagtcacattctgttaaaggtcttcaaagcacacacatccctgggtcgctcctcttttcagttcgctgcagctggcgactggaacgagctgcaacaaacactcaaactggacacttatctccctctcttcattcaaagactcaatcatggatactcttactgacagttgtggatgcttcgtgtgatgtattgttgtatctaccttcttgccctttgtgctgctgtctgtgcccaatagtgtttgtaccatgttttgtgctgctaccatgttgtgttgctaccatgttgttgtcatgttgttttgctaccatgctgtgttgtcatgtgtagctgccatgctatgttgttgtcttaggtctctctttatgtagtgttgtggtgtctctcttgttgtgatgtatCTTTTTTTTCcccccagcccctgtccccgcaggaggcctttttccttttggtaggttgtcattgtaaataagaattcgtttttaactgacttgcctagttaaataaaggttaaattaaataaagataaaaacaGTTATGACCTAAAGTTTTTTAGGGGGGTGCCTATGTCATACacaacatacagcacatacagtggggagaacaagtatttgatacactgccgattttgcaggttttcctacttacaaagcatgtagaggtgtgtaatttttatcataggtacacttcaactgtgagagacggaatctaaaacaaaaatccagaaaatcacattgtatgatttttaagtaattaattaacattttattgcatgacataagtatttgatacatcagaaaagcagaacttaatatttggtacagaaacctttgtttgcaattacagagatcagacgtttcctgtagttcttgaccaggtttgcacacactgcagcagggattttggcccactcctccatacagaccttctccagatccttcaggtttcggggctgtcgctgggcaatacggactttcagctccctccaaagattttctattgggttcaggtctggagactggctaggccactccaggaccttgagatgcttcttacggagccactccttagttgccctggctgtgtgttttgggtcgttgtcattctggaagacccagccacgacccatcttcaatgctcttactgagggaaggaggttgttggccaagatctcgcgatacatggccccatccatcctcccctcaatacggtgcagtcgtcctgtcccctttgcagaaaagcatccccaaagaatgatgtttccacctccatgcttcacagttgggatggtgttcttggggttgtactcatccttcttcttcctccaaacacagcgagtggagtttagaccaaaaagctctatttttgtctcatcagaccacatgaccttctcccattcctcctctggatcatccagatggtcattggcaaacttcagacgggcctggacatgcgctggcttgagcagggggaccttgcgtgcgctgcaggatttgaatccatgacggcgtagtgtgttactaatggttttctttgagactgtggtcccagctctcttcaggtcattgaccaggtcctgccgtgtagttctgggctgatccctcaccttcctcatgatcattgatgccccacgaggtgagatcttgcatggagccccagaccgagggtgattgaccgtcatcttgaacttcttccattttctaataattgcgccaacagttgttggcttctcaccaagctgcttgcctattgtcctgtagcccatcccagccttgtgcaggtctacaattttatccctgatgtccttacacagctctctggtcttggccattgtggagaggttggagtctgtttgattgagtgtgtggacaggtgtcttttatacaggtaacgagttcaaacaggtgcagttaatacaggtaatgagtggaaaacaggagggcgtcttaaagaaaaactaacaggtctgtgagagccggaaatcttactggttggtaggtgatcaaatacttatgtcatgcaataaaatacaaattaattacttaaaaatcatacaatgtgattttctggatttttgttttagattccgtctctcacagttgaagtgtacctatgataaaaattacagacctctaaatgctttgtaagtaggaaaacctgcaaaatcggcagtgtatcaaatacttgttctccccactgtataagggTAACCCAAATCTTAATGGAAATGCCCAGCACCCCCTGGGAACTCCTGTGACTTGACCCCTGACCTCAGATCTTTTTAAAAAGTCTGTAGAGCAGGGGTgttaaactcattccatggagggcctagttcctgcaggtttttggtttgtCCTTTCAATTAAGCCGTAGACAACCAAGTGAAGGGAGTTCTTTAATAAatgaaggtcactaattagtaatcaagtacaagggaggagcgaaaaacctgtagacactcggccctctgtggaatgagtttgagatGTGCTGTAGAGCCAGTCGCAGAGGTTAAGACCCTTCTTATGCCCCTCCTGTTCCGgcagccacagtacagtacagtagagtagtagtattATCTAATATATATTACTGAAATAGTGGGGTCAATACAGTAGTAGTATTGTCTTATATCATATTAGTACAATAGTAGTTATAGTGGGCCACCTGTGCTGTGCGtaggatatatacagtatacagtacatttgATGCCTCAATATCGTCACACCCTTTTCAGGAAGAAGATGTTTGAATATTCTAAATAAAGGCAGTCCTATTTATTAAATTTTGACCTTCTTGACAACCAGCCATGCAGCAATTCAACACCACTATCATGCCAGTCTCTATCCAAAAGCATAACAAACAGAGTATAGCCTAATTCCATAAAATAGAATATAGTTAACAGTGTCATTTCAGATCCCTAAATAAAAGCAGTGAAGAATTAGCCTGGTCCTAgagctgtttgtgctgtcttgtcattTGGTGTGACAATAACCATAGGAATTGGCAAAACAGCACAAAGAGATTTGGGACCAGGTTAGTGAGGAATGGGATGAGTGAACAAAATGATAGCATCCTGATGGGCATTTAGGCTAATGTTGGCGGTGAAGCAGAAATCTCCATTCATTCATGGAAATGTTTGAGTAAATGTCCATTACTTTAGACTCTGGGTCCTATTCACTAGGCGCGCAGCGTATGTTAACGTGCCGAAACGTGGAGGTACCATCTGGAAACACTGGGAACAGTCAAACACTCATTTTTGTTTTACGTTGCTCAACATTTTAAAACGTTTTCCTTTGCATGCCCTTATGAATACGACCCTGTAGTACCCCGTAACAGGGGCTCATCGTGAGCTGTGTTccaccacagtgtgtgtgttaggtCATACTGAACAGGGCTGGTACAGTGATGTGATTGGACTGGGGTTGGTTAAAGGGCTAAGTGCTTAGGGGTTGAAAACACACCAGACCAGGGGATTGAATCCTCCTCTCGATAGTAGCAGGGAGACAGATATTGGTGAGTATTTTTTTTTCACACTTACTCTATGCTATAGCTTCAACTAAATTTGATTGATAATGTATTTAATGGATATTTGATCAATGGAATATAAATATTGATTGGGTTTTCATTGATGAAGGAGGAAGGCTAGCTTTTGCTGGATACATTTTAGTTGATGTTGAATTTCCTTTATCTAGGCTACATCAAACATATTGATTAATTAAAGaggaatattttttttacagtagGTTGATTGTTGAACTTGACTGATTCTCAGCATCTACTGACCTGCATTATCTTATGTCAGATAGGGCGTCAATTCCACCTGCACTGATTGGTTGAGGGACGAGCGTCGCGTAGGAGTGATGCGATCTGACTTAAGACAATGACTGATCTGTAGATAGATTGCTCAAGAAGTGTGATTTAAGGAATTAATTTTTTTAGTAGCATATTCCGTTTTTTATAAAACAAGATAACACTCTTGTATGCTGTTTTCCATTCCCGTCTTTGATAATCTCTTTTCAGTGTCACACTGAATGACTGTGCTTCATAGTAACACGATTTAGCGTTACAATTAATGTCGTTCAAAGTCAGCGATATAATAATATAGCCCTGTTTTCAGAGCGCTACTGCAGTAAGCTTTGATTATCAGCTCTGAAGGTCTGGGCTGTAGCTGGCATTGCTCACTGCTCAGAAACAACTAACTGATCGGGTGCAGCAATTACATAACAAAACACCACAACAAAGCAGGGTCCATGGGATGTTTgtagcagatacacacacacacgcatgcatgcaaacctacacgcacacacacacacacacacacacacacacacacacacacacacacacacacacacacacacacacacacacacacacacacacacacacacacacacacacacacacacacacacacacacacacacacacacacacactgtatgtatTATGCATGAGTGGACAATATATTTCAGGGATGAATAGGCTACTTTATTCTATTTTACTCCACATATTCCTATCCCATTCACATCCTGTCTTGAGACATATTTTTACCCCCAGAGTGGTGTGAAGTGTCTGAGTGGGCCATGGTGACTGCTAACCAGGCTCTGAAGGCAGTAGACCTGTTCATAGCTTATCTACTGAAGTCCATCACAGACCTGTTCCTCACCAAGCCTTTGTGGGCCAGCCTGAAGGTTCTGGAGGACACTGACCTAAGGGCCACCGGAGGAAGTAAGAATAGAGTCCAGAACACTGAACATTTTATATCCAAATTAATAGGTAAAATAGTTAGTAAGCCAGATATGTTTGTTTTAGATTACAGATCTCCTGTTAGCGTTTGACCTCTTCATAGATTTGGAGAAGTAGGCTATATTTAacccttctctgtctctttcagtTCATGAGACATATAAGGCCAAAGCTCTGTGGGAGAAGACTGGGGCAGTGATCATGGTGGTACGACGCCCTGGATGCTTGTTGTGCAGAGAGGTGAGCGCTGTGGTTGTGGCGTCTCCTCTAGACTAGCTTGTCTATTTTATACTTTCACACTCCTGACAGCAGCCAGACTCGAGTGCTGATGTTTgtccatgcctctctctcgctctctttctctgtctgtctctctgtcgctttgtctctttgtctctctctctctttctttctctctaggaGGCCATTGAGCTGTCCTCTCTGAAGCCCCAGCTAGAGGAGTTGGGGATCCCTCTCTTAGCCGTGTTCAAAGAGAACATTGGCCAAGAGCTGGACGCCTTCAAGACATTTTTTACTGGGGAAGTCTATGTAGACCAAAAGGTCAGTGATTAACTCATTAATTTACAAAGTTAACAGTAGTTAACATTCACATGAGACGATAAAGTCCACAGTTCCTTGTAAAATACATGTTTCCAGCGTTTGTTCAGTCACACTGCACACCTTTGTGCAATATATGATATAACATTTATTTCACGACATCTTTTCAAATATACATCCAACTGTAGATGTCAGCAAAGTACAGTATCCAAACAATGTCACTGTATCCCTCCATCTAATAACCAAACCTGTTTTTCCTCAGAGAGCGTTATACGGTCCTGTGGAGCATTATATATTCCTGTCTGCGTTGCTGCGTATCGGGGTGTGGAGAAGCCTGTGGAGGGCCAATAGGAAGGGCTGCACAGGAAATATAATCAAAGGAGAAGGTCTTTTACTGGGGGGAGTGTTCGTCATTGGGCCCGAAGATCAGGTAGGGCTATACTGCTTGAACTGGGCACTCTATCCAAGCAATAACAAACAAAAGTGGAGATATAGTTGGAACTGATTAGAAATAGCAAGAATCGATCTGCAAATATGTGACCTATTTCATATGTATTGGATGTTAGGAAGTGCGGTACTAAAATAATTTGCAGCAGGTCTGTATAGTCACGTGagcatatacaggtaactgctaaAATAAAGGAAAAGCCAACATTTTGCGCTGACGGAGATGGCAGCATCGCaactagctcttaggaaactttgccgtatttagttttttttatatactattttttacattattagctcaggaaatgttttgtgtcattacatacagctgggaagaactattggatattagagtggcggtaactcaccagaactaccagcattacgaccaggaataatACTTCCCTGGAGCAGTTCACTCTCCCAAGAGCAATTAAACTTactccagaggccgacccaaaacatcgCCGGCGGAAGAGAGGCTCTCGAGGTTTGATTTCGGAGGcgcacacaccacccaccgcttctgagtatattactcactaatgttCAGTCTTTGGATAACAAAGTTGATGAGCTTAGAGCAAggatttctttccagagagacatcggggcctgtaacatactttgtttcacggaaacatgtctCTCTCGGGAGACTCTGTCGGAATCTGTAAAGCCAGCAGGATTCTCAATACATCGCAatgacaggaataaatatctaaCCGGGGAAGCAGAAGGATGGAGGggtgtgtttcatgattaacgactcatggtgtaattctaGAAACATACACAAACTTAAGtacttttgttcacccgacctagaatacctcacaattaaatgccgaccatattatctcccaagagaattcgcCTCCGTCATCGCCACGGCCATTTACATCCCACCTCAAGCCGTTACcttgacggccctcaaagaacttcactggactttatgcaaactggaaaccacatatcctgaggctgcatttattgtatcgGGGGATTTGaacaaagcaaatctgaggacTAGGCTGCCGAAGTTCTAAAACATATCAACTGTACTACTCGCACTGCTAAGACTCTCGACCATTGCTATTCAAACATCTGCAatgcttacaaggccctcccctgccctccttatggcaaatctgaccacgactccatcttgctcctcccgtcctatagacagaaactcaaacagcaaGGACCCGTTCTTcaaactattcaacgctggtctgaccagtcggaatccacgcttcaggattgttttgatcacgtggactgggaaatgttccgggtaGCTTGTGAAAATAATCTAGATGTATACACGGatatggtgactgagttcataaggaagtgtataggagatgtagtacccactgtgactattaaaacctaccctaaccagaaaccgtggatagatggtagcATTTGCGCTAAACTGAAAGcacaaaccaccgcatttaaccatggcaaggtgactggtaatatggcagaatataaacagggtagttattcactccgcaaggcaatcaaacaacctaaacatcagtatagagataaagtggagttgcaattcaacggctcagacatgagacggatgtggcagggactacagacaatcatggactacaaaaggaaaaccagtcaCATCGCCGAGACCGACttcttgcttccggacaggctAAGCATATTCTTCACACACTTTGAGGATAGcacagtgccactgacgcggcccgctaccatggactgtgggctctccttctctgtggccgacgtgagtaaaacatttaaacgtgttaaccctcgcaagttTGCTGGCCCAGACAACATccatagccgcgtcctcagagcatgcgcagaccagctggctggtgtgtttacgggcacattcaatctctccctatctcagtctgctgttcccacatgcttcaagatggccaccattgttcctgtacccaagaaggcaaaggtaactgaacatAATTGACTAACGCCCCATatcactcacctctgtcatcatgaagtgctttgagagactagtcaaggatcatatcacctctagcttacctgccaccctagacccacttcgatttgcttaccgccccaatagatccacagatgttgcaatcgccatcactctgcacactgaattcctatgtaagaatgctgtttattgactatagctcagcattcaacaacatagtaccctccaagctcatcattaagcacaaggccctgggtctgaaccccgccct includes the following:
- the LOC139569752 gene encoding peroxiredoxin-like 2A; its protein translation is MVTANQALKAVDLFIAYLLKSITDLFLTKPLWASLKVLEDTDLRATGGIHETYKAKALWEKTGAVIMVVRRPGCLLCREEAIELSSLKPQLEELGIPLLAVFKENIGQELDAFKTFFTGEVYVDQKRALYGPVEHYIFLSALLRIGVWRSLWRANRKGCTGNIIKGEGLLLGGVFVIGPEDQGILLEHREKEFGDKVNLLAVLRSARKIQHGLATTK